One genomic region from Ornithinicoccus hortensis encodes:
- a CDS encoding NAD-glutamate dehydrogenase, which yields MTSDDALLQRFYQHVATQDLLGKEPEVRAAIVEGVRNLSAGRPEGEAAVRVFNPADATDGWTSRYTVVQACTDDMPFLVDSVLAELQQRGLDVHLLIHPQVVVRADGSGAVLEQDAAPDDGERLESWMHLEIDRVPEEEVRAELTERLTGVLRDVRRACQDWQAMRAQVRTVIEDIEEWVPSVVDPDTVEPTLEFLRWLEDNHFTFLGYREYTLETLDGEEVLVSVPGSGLGILQDEGAEEGTVSRLGPEAQATAREGRLLTITKANSRATVHRPVYLDYVGVRKFDADENVVGERRFLGLFTQSAYADSVTRLPVIGGKVRSILESSGFAPDSHSGKDLMGVMENFPRDELFQVDTDLLARTAHEVLHLQERAGTRLFVRKDEFGRFATALVYLPRDRFNTTVRLAIEELLREAYGPESVDYNTKVGESALAQIHYILRMPRGSSIPDVDLDSLQDKVQEATRTWTERLAGAVDEHFGDAETTGEVLARYAGGIPEAYKEDFDAQTGFEDLKFVSTLESGEVRLPLHVYAEADHEPGARRLKVYRNAETSLTDVLPIFSHLGVHVTDERPYSLEARDGTTTYIYDFGMVAASEEVWEPADRDAGEVASAFEEVFAAVWNNRAESDSLNALVLTAGLTWREVVILRTLVRYLRQVGANSLDYLEEALVANPEIAARVVDLFAAKFDPAREGDREQACEEITGDITGLLDQVASLDQDRTIRGVLAVLQGTLRTNYYQVLPDGSPKPHVSLKLSPQQIDLLPEPRPAFEIWVYAPRVEGVHLRFGAVARGGLRWSDRREDFRTEILGLVKAQMVKNAVIVPTGSKGGFFAKQLPDPAQDREAWQAEGVAAYQIFIKGLLDVTDNRVDGAIVPPEQVVRHDGDDSYLVVAADKGTAKFSDIANGVAREYGFWLDDAFASGGSAGYDHKGMGITARGAWESVKRHFRELGLDTQSEEFTAVGIGDMSGDVFGNGMLLSEHIRLVAAFDHRHVFLDPSPDAATSYAERRRLFDLPRSSWEDYDASLISEGGGVYARSAKSVPVSPQVREVLGLEEGVTSATPAELLRAILKAPVDLLWNGGIGTYVKASEESDAQIGDRSNDAIRVNGKDLRVRVVGEGGNLGFSQRGRIEAARAGVQLNTDAIDNSAGVDTSDHEVNIKIALSPLVREGLLDMPARDELLASMTDEVADRVLRHNYEQNVLIGNARFQGGVMAPVHERLMTALADSAGLDRELEFLPDTAALEEREQAGEGLTSPEFSVLVAYSKLALKSALLDSEFPDDPYFNDTLTHYFPQALQDRFGDRLAEHPLRREIIVNDLANAMVNRGGVTFAFRAAEETGATLVQVARAFVVCREVFGLADFVAAVEALDNKVSTATQTELYLEFRRLLDRSVRWFLNNQSLSGGMPAEIERFAGPVATLTPQFSTLLQGVERDRWTAQRDEAVGAGVPEELANRYASLLDSFSLLDIVETAEDTDRPVEEVAAMYFAVSERFRIDVLLTHISHLEREDRWDSLARGAVRDDMYGVLRALARTLVQSTDGAEGQDAPSRIDRWAESNREALDRTSQVLTTVGGLDQPGLAPLSVALRTLRGLVRQGTSN from the coding sequence ATGACGTCCGACGACGCACTGTTGCAACGGTTCTACCAGCACGTGGCCACCCAGGACCTGTTGGGCAAGGAACCCGAGGTCAGAGCGGCGATCGTCGAGGGGGTGCGGAACCTGTCCGCCGGGCGGCCCGAGGGGGAGGCCGCGGTCCGGGTGTTCAACCCCGCCGACGCGACGGACGGCTGGACCAGCCGCTACACCGTCGTCCAGGCCTGCACCGACGACATGCCGTTCCTGGTCGACTCGGTGCTCGCCGAGCTGCAGCAGCGCGGGCTGGACGTGCACCTGCTCATCCACCCGCAGGTCGTCGTCCGCGCCGACGGGTCCGGTGCCGTCCTGGAGCAGGACGCCGCTCCCGACGACGGGGAGCGGCTGGAGTCCTGGATGCACCTGGAGATCGACCGGGTCCCGGAGGAGGAGGTCCGCGCCGAGCTCACCGAGCGCCTGACCGGGGTGCTGCGCGACGTGCGCCGGGCCTGCCAGGACTGGCAGGCGATGCGCGCCCAGGTCCGCACCGTGATCGAGGACATCGAGGAGTGGGTCCCCAGCGTCGTCGACCCGGACACGGTGGAGCCGACCCTGGAGTTCCTGCGCTGGCTGGAGGACAACCACTTCACCTTCCTGGGCTACCGCGAGTACACCCTGGAGACCCTCGACGGCGAGGAGGTCCTCGTCTCGGTGCCCGGCAGCGGGCTGGGGATCCTGCAGGACGAGGGCGCCGAGGAGGGGACGGTGAGCCGGCTCGGTCCGGAGGCCCAGGCGACCGCCCGCGAGGGCCGGCTGCTGACCATCACCAAGGCCAACTCCCGGGCGACGGTGCACCGGCCCGTCTACCTGGACTACGTGGGGGTCCGCAAGTTCGACGCCGACGAGAATGTGGTCGGCGAGCGCCGCTTCCTCGGGCTGTTCACGCAGAGCGCGTATGCCGACTCGGTCACCCGGTTGCCGGTGATCGGCGGCAAGGTGCGCAGCATCCTGGAGAGCAGCGGCTTCGCCCCGGACAGCCACTCCGGCAAGGACCTGATGGGGGTCATGGAGAACTTCCCCCGGGACGAGCTGTTCCAGGTGGACACCGACCTGTTGGCCCGGACCGCCCACGAGGTGCTCCACCTGCAGGAGCGGGCCGGCACCCGGTTGTTCGTCCGCAAGGACGAGTTCGGGCGGTTCGCCACGGCGCTGGTCTACCTGCCGCGGGACCGGTTCAACACCACGGTCCGGCTGGCCATCGAGGAGCTGTTGCGCGAGGCATACGGCCCCGAGTCGGTGGACTACAACACCAAGGTGGGGGAGTCCGCCCTGGCCCAGATCCACTACATCCTCCGGATGCCGCGGGGCAGCTCGATCCCCGACGTCGACCTGGACTCCCTCCAGGACAAGGTGCAGGAGGCCACCCGGACCTGGACGGAGCGGCTGGCCGGCGCCGTCGACGAGCACTTCGGGGACGCCGAGACCACCGGTGAGGTGCTGGCCCGCTACGCCGGGGGGATCCCGGAGGCCTACAAGGAGGACTTCGACGCCCAGACCGGCTTCGAGGACCTCAAGTTCGTGTCCACCCTCGAGTCCGGCGAGGTCCGGCTGCCGCTGCACGTGTATGCCGAGGCGGACCACGAGCCCGGCGCCCGGCGGCTCAAGGTCTACCGCAACGCCGAGACCTCGCTGACCGACGTCCTGCCGATCTTCAGCCACCTCGGGGTCCACGTCACCGACGAGCGGCCCTACAGCCTGGAGGCCCGCGACGGGACGACGACCTACATCTACGACTTCGGCATGGTCGCCGCCAGCGAGGAGGTGTGGGAGCCCGCGGACCGGGACGCCGGTGAGGTCGCCTCCGCCTTCGAGGAGGTCTTCGCCGCGGTCTGGAACAACCGGGCCGAGAGCGACTCGCTGAACGCGCTGGTGCTCACCGCCGGGCTGACCTGGCGCGAGGTCGTGATCCTGCGCACCCTGGTCCGCTACCTGCGTCAGGTCGGGGCCAACTCCCTGGACTACCTGGAGGAGGCGCTGGTCGCGAACCCGGAGATCGCCGCCCGCGTGGTGGACCTGTTCGCGGCCAAGTTCGACCCGGCCCGCGAGGGCGACCGGGAGCAGGCCTGCGAGGAGATCACCGGGGACATCACCGGCCTGCTCGACCAGGTCGCCAGCCTGGACCAGGACCGGACCATCCGGGGGGTGCTCGCGGTGCTGCAGGGCACGCTCCGGACCAACTACTACCAGGTGCTGCCCGACGGCAGCCCCAAGCCGCACGTCTCCCTCAAACTGTCGCCGCAGCAGATCGACCTGCTGCCCGAGCCGCGGCCCGCCTTCGAGATCTGGGTCTACGCCCCGCGCGTGGAGGGCGTCCACCTCCGGTTCGGCGCCGTGGCCCGCGGCGGCCTCCGGTGGAGCGACCGGCGGGAGGACTTCCGCACCGAGATCCTGGGCCTGGTCAAGGCGCAGATGGTCAAGAACGCGGTGATCGTCCCGACCGGCTCCAAGGGTGGCTTCTTCGCCAAGCAGCTGCCCGACCCGGCCCAGGACCGGGAGGCCTGGCAGGCCGAGGGGGTCGCGGCATACCAGATCTTCATCAAGGGCCTGCTCGACGTGACGGACAACCGGGTCGACGGTGCGATCGTGCCGCCCGAGCAGGTCGTGCGGCACGACGGCGACGACTCCTACCTGGTGGTCGCGGCCGACAAGGGCACCGCCAAGTTCAGCGACATCGCCAACGGCGTGGCCCGCGAGTACGGCTTCTGGCTGGACGACGCGTTCGCCTCCGGCGGGTCCGCCGGCTACGACCACAAGGGCATGGGCATCACCGCCCGCGGCGCGTGGGAGTCGGTGAAGCGGCACTTCCGCGAGCTGGGCCTGGACACCCAGTCCGAGGAGTTCACGGCCGTCGGCATCGGCGACATGAGCGGCGACGTCTTCGGCAACGGAATGCTGTTGTCCGAGCACATCCGTCTGGTCGCCGCCTTCGACCACCGGCACGTCTTCCTGGACCCCTCCCCGGACGCCGCGACCTCGTATGCCGAGCGTCGCCGGCTCTTCGACCTGCCCCGCTCGAGCTGGGAGGACTACGACGCCTCGCTGATCAGCGAGGGCGGCGGTGTGTACGCGCGCAGCGCCAAGTCCGTGCCGGTCAGCCCGCAGGTCCGGGAGGTCCTCGGGCTGGAGGAAGGCGTCACCTCGGCCACACCGGCCGAGCTGCTCAGGGCGATCCTGAAGGCCCCGGTCGACCTGCTGTGGAACGGTGGGATCGGCACCTACGTGAAGGCGTCGGAGGAGAGCGACGCGCAGATCGGCGACCGCAGCAACGACGCGATCCGGGTCAACGGCAAGGACCTGCGGGTCAGGGTCGTCGGCGAGGGCGGCAACCTCGGGTTCAGCCAGCGCGGCCGGATCGAGGCGGCGCGCGCCGGGGTGCAGCTCAACACCGACGCCATCGACAACTCCGCCGGGGTGGACACCTCCGACCACGAGGTGAACATCAAGATCGCGCTCAGCCCGCTGGTGCGGGAGGGCCTGCTGGACATGCCCGCGCGGGACGAGCTGCTGGCCTCGATGACCGACGAGGTCGCCGACCGGGTGCTGCGGCACAACTACGAGCAGAACGTGCTGATCGGCAACGCCCGGTTCCAGGGTGGTGTGATGGCCCCGGTCCACGAGCGGTTGATGACCGCCCTGGCCGACTCGGCGGGCCTGGACCGGGAGCTGGAGTTCCTGCCCGACACCGCGGCCCTGGAGGAGCGGGAGCAGGCCGGCGAGGGCCTGACCAGCCCGGAGTTCTCGGTGCTGGTGGCCTACTCCAAGCTGGCCCTGAAGAGCGCCCTGCTGGACTCGGAGTTCCCCGACGACCCCTACTTCAACGACACGCTGACCCACTACTTCCCGCAGGCCCTGCAGGACCGGTTCGGGGACCGGCTGGCCGAGCACCCGCTGCGGCGGGAGATCATCGTCAACGACCTGGCCAACGCGATGGTCAACCGGGGCGGGGTCACCTTCGCGTTCCGGGCGGCAGAGGAGACCGGCGCCACCCTGGTGCAGGTGGCCCGGGCGTTCGTGGTGTGCCGCGAGGTGTTCGGCCTGGCCGACTTCGTCGCGGCCGTCGAGGCGCTGGACAACAAGGTGTCGACCGCCACCCAGACCGAGCTCTACCTGGAGTTCCGCCGGCTGCTGGACCGCAGCGTCCGGTGGTTCCTGAACAACCAGTCCCTGTCCGGCGGCATGCCGGCCGAGATCGAGCGGTTCGCCGGTCCGGTCGCCACGCTGACCCCGCAGTTCAGCACCCTCCTGCAGGGCGTCGAGCGGGACCGGTGGACGGCCCAGCGCGACGAGGCGGTCGGTGCCGGGGTCCCCGAGGAGCTGGCCAACCGCTACGCCTCGCTGCTGGACTCGTTCTCGCTGCTGGACATCGTGGAGACGGCCGAGGACACCGACCGCCCGGTCGAGGAGGTCGCCGCCATGTACTTCGCGGTCTCCGAACGGTTCCGGATCGA